CCACGTGTCGCGTGCACAGTGGAGGCGCCGGGGTGGGGGGCGCTTTGCAATAAAAAAGTGACCCCCCCcggaaatattttcaaaagggcccctttttggtaaataatttctaaaagggGCCCCTTTTGGTGTTTTTGCCGGTTTTCTTCATCCTGCGCGCGCCCACTGTTTCTCCAATACactattcattttttctttaattccaACATTACTATTacatataacaattaattttaatttaataatatattttttacatacataaattttaaatacaaatcataagtttaataaaaatttatatatgtaaaaaaatagattattagatcaaaattaattatataaacttatatatgtattaaatataaatattaaaattttcagtGTTACACAtagtaacatttattattttttgacataATTGATCTGTTAACTTAATTGGTTAGAACATCATTTCAATAAGGTGAAGATCACATCCATAAGTAagggtatttttaattttttcctctCACTATTGGGTGTATGAGAAAATATGTTAGGTGCAGGAAAAAATCCCATTCCCTTTTCACTAAGTTagcacctttattttttttaaatcaaatacacttaaaacaaacatattttgatTGTGATCAATACATAGCACAATCAATTTCTATTGTGCtatatataagcaaaaataaagaaagtgaTTTTATCATACAAAATAGAAACTAAGTTTGTATTGTGAATTTATACACAAGACAAACTTATTTCCGTTGTATTTGaattcaaacacaaaaaaaaaataaaaaattatcatgtattttgaatttatacaCAATAGAAACTTGTGTTGTGtctgttttatttgaattcatAAAACACAACGGAAGTGAATTTCTGTGTATGATAAAATTCAAAGCATCCTTACAGCAATTTCCAATATCAATTATCAACACTTATATCAACCTCTATGTCAATTATTAATGCTAGTAAAGTGTTGACTTATATTTTGGGCTGAAGTGTAGGAAGCAATTAATGAAGATGCGGTACAAAGCTGCTATAATCCACCAGGgtagatttataataaattaaaagataaaaatgactttttatATACTTAATCTATCTAGTTTGTTTAGCTCAATCTTTCACTCATTCAAAAAAATGGATGACTggaaaaactaatatatatatatatatatatatatatatatatatatatatatatatatatatatatttctatatGAACTTCCAACACAAACTAGTGaatttacaatatttttgtaGCTATGCATACCTATTGTGTCTAATACACCTTAGATATTACAGTGAATTGTAAATGTTTGATGTTTCATTTGATCGAGTAGTGTCAGCACGACTAAGACATTTCATCCTGTATCTCCATGCAACCTGGATGGTTGTTGCTGCAAAGCATCTCCAGTAAGGTGATCCATACCTAATATAAGATAATGGAGCAACAATGCTACgttataaagaaattttaaaacaaaaacatgcctAGGAAAATGGATCAAGGAAAATAGTACTTAACACATCAGGAGATAATTAAACCAAATCTGATCAAATACACTATTAATGTCTAATACACTCTTTTAGACTCATAATGATAATGAAATCCTTTTCttttagtgtgtgtgtgtgtgactaTTTACCCTAACTGTTTTCATTAGGTCGTTAAACTAAAAGCATtactaaaacaagaaaaaaagcgAAAACTAAGAAAGaaatatagataaaaacaaaagtggaagaaagaacaataaaaaaagggaaCAATAAAACAGCAAACAATAATTAAGGGTATAATATAAAGCAGCCCTTGCTCAGTGTTCACAATGTGGAAACTCAACCAAGAtggggaaaaagaaaagaggtgCCATATGCTGCAGCTTTGTACACAGTTGCTGGAGCAtgcaatatataaaaaataggaataatttaaaaaaaaataaaagggtgTCAAAGATCAAATAGGGATTTGAAAAGATGGCGAATAAGTTGGAATAGAATGAGAAGGGACACATGTTTCATCCACATGTTGGATGACGATCATTGACTTTGCCTTAGCTTAAATAAATTCCCTACGACCCTGGCCGGTTGACCTTTGAAAAAAATAGCACTACAATAGTTATTGATATGAGAATGCTTAATATTAAAactgacatttttttatatattgttattgttaaatAAGGTTTTTATGTGAACTTTATCAAATGATAAATagacataaattatttaataagaattacgtaaaatttaaaaaattaattaatgaaagcaAGGAAAAAGCAGTGTGTTCATACTTTATGTCGTTCCTTATctttattttgcttttgtttttcacATTATTCTCTTTCCAAAATAATCTTGAACTTCAAGATACAATTAGACACCAAATATGAATACTTTGAGATAATTTCAACCTAAATAAACTAGTTTTTCCGCTATCGAACCAATGGCTCTTCCACTTTATTACGTAGTCCTTTATTAATTTGTGCTTTAGCATTTTAGTTCTTTACTGACTTTTGTCCAAGTCCATGGAAAAGGAGACCAACTTTCAATATGTTGGACTTTGTGAAATCAATATTGAAACATGAACGACTGTAAAACCTTGGATAATTTACATtttgtctctattttttttcacagaagttaattcaaaataaaaccaaatattataaggattaaaaaattattataggaatcaaaacaaaatcacaaaaaccaaacccaaaaaatgaattttacaaggactgtttcaaaataaaaatcataggatcaaaaaatttaaaagtatatataactaAAGAGACTAATAAgatatttaagcttgaaatcaaTTAACTTACGAACATTTTCTAAGAAATTATAAGACTTACCTCTCATGTATATAAATCCACTCCTGAACTTAACTTGACTTtcacaaattattttcttttctctcaaatttttcaatttttttataattttttctaccTTTATAAAAAGACAAACATTTGATACAAACCCATATATAATGGTGTAAGAAAAGatttctcaaaaataaaaaaacgcaAGCCAAACATAATATAGGAGGAGAGAATAACCTTATGGCTCCTTGAACACGGGGACTCCGAAAGAATCTTGCAAAAATGCTTGTAACTTCTTCAAGGTCTGCTGCTCTAAGGGCAAATGCCTCCACATTCGTTAAGCAACATACTGTCCGGTTACTAACCAACTTTTGCTTTGGAATCCTTGCTTTTCCACAACCTACAAGAGAAACTTAAAGCTAAGTTGATGTTGTTCTCTTTTATTAGTTCAGCATACCACTACTCCACTACTTTAAACTATGAAGCAGGCACCTATTCTAAAAAGGATCTTGCTAATGAGCACCTTAAGAGACCGGTTAAGAAGccttaaaaatacattattaaataCTTGGCTTAGTTACACTTTTGATTCTCCTACTATCTCTATTTTGCAAATTTGATctcctaattaattttttttaccaattggGTCTCCtactattttaattgtacaattttAGTCCATCTATTAACTCAATATTCAATATTAAACCAAAATGCTAAAGTGACATTCTAACTATATTACACTAGCACGTCAACGGGTTTATGCTAATGTGACACTCTATTATACTACCACATCATCATTTTTGTTAGATACTAGCAGATGTTATGTTAGTAGATGGATATtgcacaataaaaataattgaggatcaaatttgtgaaaaaaaaaagtgaggggACTAAATTTGTTAAATGACAATAGTAAGAAAAGCCAAAGTGTAATTAagcttaaatattttaaattagtaaaaaaagaaagcattaaATGATTCTTATAATATTGATATAAtaaatgcttcctttttttatatataacattttctACTTTTATATCACATATAGTACCTAGCTTAGAGCATTTGTTACTTTGTTAAAATTTGCCTTCTAGAAATGAAATGTACCTTTGCTTGCTAAAGGATGCTCAAGACACCATGTCAGAAGTTCTTCACCACAAACACTCCCTTCATAAAGGGGAGCACTAATTCCATCTTCGCCAACACTCTCCAATTTTCCACGCACAATAAAAACCATCTTCTCTACCAAACCGCCATCATACAAAATTTTGCTTCCTTTGATATATGTTTTTTGTCTTAGCCTCTCACATATGGCATCCAAGATAGGCTCATCCAACAAAGCAAAAATTCGAACCTGCAGCATATAAAAGACAAGGTGATACTTATTTTACAGAATTAAGTCATCATATATAGAATCCAAATTTCATGTTTGCTAACCCATTGAACATTTTATATGCATCATTGGTTTTACCACATGAGCTTTGCCTTTAAGTTGGGTGTTAGTTTAGTTACATGGCAGAATTGTGAACTTTGCCCAACATGGCTCTCACACGACCCTCATACAACACAAGATCCATTTTAGGCTTTAAGTGTGGACAACGCACAAACTCACCCTATCTTGTAATATTGTAATGAAATTCTACTGATTCAGTCTCTTAGCACAATGGGAACAACAAGGATCAAATTCTAGAGCACATGGATAAATAGTATGTCATGAACCAACTATCTCTAAAGCTTGAACTGTTGAGTACAAGTAGATGAATAGTTTTAATATCCAACAATAACTACATAGCTATAACCtgcctcaaaaaaataaacatgcaaaatcAATATAACCAGTGAATTGATGCCGAAGAAACTACTGTACTCACTTTCTTAATAAATGTAAAGAGATGACGTCTGATGTCCCTTTGGAGGTCTTCTGGCAAATTCTCAAGGAGCATTTCTTCATTCACACCTCTTGTTGCGGCCCAGTTATAACGTTCAGCTTGTCGCACTTTCCTACATCATAGGCCAATCATATAAGTGGActggaatatctctctcattTTATATCATCCACACATTCATATGATTAGAATGCCTGTATTAAAGTAATAGattgtggattttttttaagcGTTTGCTCCAACAGACATGCAATCGCCTcctaaacaacaacaacaaaactttatcccactaggtgaggtcggctacatggatcacacaACGCCATTTGGTATTGTTAAAAGTCGATTGAAGTATTAtgtattaataaataaagtataTTGGCACTGAACTAGTACTAAGTAAGGTTGGTATATAGCCTCTTTTTCAGTTGTAAATAATTCTGAGAGTCGGACATAACGTTGTGGAGGCTTACTTATCCATCAATATTCTCATGCTTACATGCCCCTCTATGCTCTTTCTCTTCCTAGAGATTGCATATGCATTTTAGCAAACAAGCATGCATACAAGTGGAAGCGTAGTCAGGCAGACATAAACAAATAGAAGctcaagaaatttcaaattatccTCACAAAAAGGAAATTACAAACTATCATTGGTTTCTCAATAAAagagtattttaagtttttgaaaaattgctgAATTCAGTGAATCTATTTTGACCAGTAaaagagtaatatttttttatttaaacaatatatacaTTGCCAATAAATGGTGTTTTGGAAGGGAGCTGAGTTAACAAGTGGggaatttaatcaatttaacaaaTACTAAAAAGAGATACAAGTCTGACCAAAATGAGGAAAAATGATACCTTCTCAGATCTTCTGCTAAGTGCCGATGGCTCATCCATTGCTCAACATCACGTCGTCTAAGTGTCATTTCTAGTCTCCTTTTAAAAGAAAGTAAGAAGatgaaatatatcattttatatactACTTAATAAATAGCCATCAACATTactattgaaaattatatattaattagcatcattagataaatttaggtttttatatataagagaaaAGATACAGCACAAAAAACTAACAGGATATAATATCCATAAGGACTTTTCCTAGTCCATTTGACATGTCTAATtccaaaataatgataattaggACACAACAACATGATAATTGCTGCTATGAGATTCACAGTAATCTACTACAATGCTAAGCATGACATAAGACAAACAATCAAACATACAGTTCAAGACATCTACAATAAGACAAAAAGAAACCGAGTTTCCATTTGTCTCTATCGCAATCATTGCATCATGAGTTTAGCTTCCATTAATGATTATAGACAAACTTTTTCAGTACTTCTTGGTTACTGCTGCAaagaaattttagtttttatagaaTCACAATCACTCTGTTCATGTACAGCTAAATTCATAGTTAAAGTCACCAATCGATTCAATCTAGATAGTCTCGATTCCAAAATCATAAAACCTGTAAGGAACATATAGTTAATTATTTGTAGATCAAAGTGAAGGCAACAACTTTAGAAAATGTAGTATTAACCCAACCAACTACAGGGAAGATAATGCAGTACTACAATTGTATTTCCCTCTATGAAGCTCACAAACCCTTCAATCTTCAAGGTAGCACATTTGATAATTTTCTAAACTATTCCTTAAAGGATACCTTAAACTTCACACAATTGAGAGAGGTGGAGTAAAAACAAGATTGCCATCAAACAGAAGTTGCAAGTTGTAACTCATTAGATCGTGATCTAGTTATGACCTGATGAGGTATTGCACATATGAAGCAAGGCATTCTACCTGCGTTCAAGAGCCTGAAGAAAGTTTTGTATGTTTCCAATGAGAAGAGCAAACAGCAACAGTCCCGATCCTATGATGATCATGGTAAAAATGACTTCCCAAACAAAATAGCTGGGGGTTAAATTGCTAGCCAGAGTACTAATttgctgcaaaaaaaaaaacatgtatagcATTAGTAGGATTTcatttatttggaaaaaaaaaagtatatatatatatatatagaatcaaAAGGCATGCCATTTATATACAACACTGTGGTATCTTGTTCCAAAGATAATTAAATGCCGTTTTTCAACATTAATGAATAATGACTTAGGAATTTCTGGCTCTAAAAGATTGAAGTGTGCGTGGTTTTCATGCCTCACTCCTTGCCTCAATTTTCACCAATAGGCGAGCTTTATGTCACCTAAGTTTTAGTAAAAACACACCTCACAAATATACTAACATAATGAGCTTGAAGGTAATAAACACACTTACTACTGGAAAAAAGAAGTAATTGATATACCTGGAATCCCCAAAATGATGAATATACATATCTAGTGATCACATTATGATCCGCAGTAAGGTTGACAGCTTTATTATAGATCCCATATGGAAAACCATCTTCAGTAAAACATACACTTGCAACAGAACTGTTCCTCCAATTAAGCATGATTGCGTTATTTTGATTTGCTTCAGCTTGACCATGCCCACAATCAATGAATTTTGCGCATTCATCAATATATGCTTTGAATTGTTTCTTGCAGACAACTCGTAGGCACAGATTAACCCTCTGACACAAGAAATAGATAGAATCTgaaattaataatcaaatatgAACCTTTATTTAATGTAACCACCTAAATGAAATTCCCTAACTTTAATTGAATCTCATCatcatttaattatcaattggtAGTaataaaaagtgtgtgtgtgtgtgtgtttgtctgaGAGTGAGTGAGTGTGTGATGGATTTTGTTCATTTCATTAATAATGCACCTTGCTTTGACACAATTTACATCCCATGCTAACAATAATGCACTATATTATGcaaccattttctttttcctgttCTAATGATTGCTTGAGAGTTGAGATTAACAAGATTAACCAAAAAATCATACAGACTCGTTTCCTTTTCAATTTAAACTGAATTTGAAAGCtgtatcaatttaaaatttgaaaaataattgcaGGAAAATGGTTGTcactgaaaaagaaaatacaattatataaaGGAAAGGCCTTAACCTACCTGCAAACCAAAGAGGTACCACCACGACCCAACAACATGGCCAGATAGCATAAAGGTAAAAAGATTTATAAAGAAACTTGCCCATGGTGACTCAAATATAGATCCTGTTGGAGAAATTAGCATAGGAAGAAACCAACACAATCTGGGAATATTCTGAACAAGGATCACGATACGCAAAATATTCTTCGAATAGTTTGCTCCTGATGACCCCAAGTGTTTTGGTAGGACAAACAATATGAATATCTGCAAATTTTCACAGAATTATACCATGACAAGGATAGTAAACCCAATAAATACTATTCCTCAAGTTGTCCACACCAATGAGAACAATAAATACATAACATCTGAATTTCAAACATGATGATGTAGAACTAGAATCAGcttaggaagaaattaagagaaCATCACATTTATAGACAGATCAAACACCCAAATAATCTGAAgttctttaaaaagaaaattagaatatcctaaataaaacaagaaaagggAAAGGATTAAATTTAACTGGGCAAGAAGATTATGTGGGGAGAAAAATTCATCCAGTATAATACATTAAATGTATAAGTCAAAGCCATCAATCTCCTTGGTATGGCTCACTTTACTGGTAAGGATCTTCATGTTAGCCTTACATATATCTATATAAGACAACTGAAAATTTAATGACGACAAACACATTGCATCTTAGAGTTAGTGACCATAAACAAAATCAGATAATCTGTGTTACTTCGTATTATAGAATGTATGttttacacaaaaaataaaataaatcacgTTAGATGATTAGATGTATGAGATACTGAAGTTATAATAAGCAAGAGAGATGAGGAGAGATATACCTGAGGAAGTGGAAGTACAACAAATAAGTCAATAATAAAAGATGTTCGAAGGTAGTGAAGAGCTATTTTCTTAGGATGGTCAACTAACTCCCCGGCACCAACCACCCTAGACTCAGGAGCCACATAAGCCAACCTAAACTGCAGAGAATCAACTTGAAAGAATTAGTTGTGCTCTGCTGCATCAGAGTACCAACCTACACTtttgaacaaataaaaatatatttaagattcaAGACCCTCAGTCTGTCACTCTTCTTTTAGTACAAACATAACAGGCACACTACAGTCTCAACCTCCACAGTTATTCACTAATCATAGTTGTCACTGTTACACAAAgctcaaaggaaaaaaaattggtacAAAATGGAAgccaaattttaaattcaatagaatttttttattataactgaCAGATTTTAAGTCTGatgcaaaaagaaaacaaaaaacatgagGTTGTTTTAAGGAACAATCAGCAGATTTTGTTATATCCTCTTACAAAGAATGTGAAAACTTGAAAATTTTTAGAAAAGCAGCTTAAATATATGTCTCAAAGTAACAATATAGTACCTCCAggttaatataagaaaaatagttactttattaaaacttaaaagaactAAACAACCACATGAAAATTCTCAAAAGTTACCTGAAGAACAATGTTTAGGAAGTGTATGAAATCATTCATGCTTCTAAGTACAACAAGCATTTTTGCCATAGTCCAGTGTATAACAATACATTTATGTTCCTGCATACAAGAAGCCAGAAAAATTAGAGTACGTTAGCAAATAGACTGCACAGAGAATTGAAGATAAGTTAATCACTTAATCAATGACAACATCAATCACATAGTGACTATTAATTGAATAATGATGCTTAGAAACCACTGAGGAGAACACCTATACATTAACTTCCTTCTTTTGCGAAGACAATTTGGGTCAATAAGATAATAAAAGAGAGCCGTATTGGAAAAGATATCAACTATGTTATAGATTAATCTCCTTTGCAAAGAGAACTTGATTTCCTGGATATTTCTATCATCCTGCCTTCTTTAGAGTAAATGACTACTGACTTTAGAGTTTTGTTTGTGGCATGTATCCAACATACTCCAAtctatataacaaattaaaggCCAAGGTTCAGTCCAAGCTTGATCTCAACGGGCAATTTAGTTGATGAATATTTCTTATCATATCAAAGGTTATATTATCATCATTTATAATAGTGAAATGTAATACCCACTTTATAAACACTAATTGAGGCGAGTTATTTGGCTTTTCTAGCATGCAAATACAAACTCATAAACAATGCAATTGCTAATATATATAGAGTTTCAACAGGGCCAAACGACCAACCAGgggcaattttttttcaaatttatcatttggggtaaaatttaaattcatatcTAGAAAGGGGTAAGTGGTAACACTTTTGAATTGAGAGTTATAATATGtgttatgagttttttttttctttttaggttAGAGTAGAAAAagttttgagtttaattttttttatcttttttaaccCGACTTTCAagttgtgagttttttttttcacaactttaaagtcgtaaggaaatttttttttattaaactcataaattgttttacgactttaaaattttctttttgcaagtatttttttaaatcgtaaataattttttattttattatttaataaattaatgtatgtttttttttagttttatttcatattttctatattttttacatcattttatttaattttttatatttttgtatattattttatttaatatattttctgtatttaatattttttttactaatgttaaggattattattttttttataaattaaaaaaataattaaaaaacttaaatttaaataaaaagacatttaatatttttgttaaataaatatataatacattttactatttttatttaaatttaagtcttttgtattactttttaatttaaaaaataaataataatccttaattaataaaaaatatagaaaatatattaaataaaataatatacaaaaagtataaaaaatattaaaaatttctttgtgactttaaagtcatgaaaaaaaaattcttaccaCTTTAAAttcgtattttaaaaaaaataaaatcataaaattttttatGACTTCAACCTAAAAAAAAGTATGACTTTCAATTCAGAAATCATCGTAGCACATATTACCACTTACACACACCTTCAGGATATTAGTCTAAATTTTATCCAAATgataaatttgaaagaaaaaaaaaattatcctgttTGGTCGTTTGGCCGTTTCAAAAGCTATAGATTTGATTAATATGgaataaaataagatgaaaacaCCAGATTCTAAGGTGTCTTGAGCTTAGTAACTAACTAGATACAACTTACAATATTTTGAATCAACATAAAGGTGGGAAAGGGGGTGAGGGGGGAAAACCATACCTTCTGCACAGAGAGCAAGAAGAAAAATAACGGATCCACAAATATTGCCACCAAGCAACAAATTGCAAAAAATTTATTCCATTGTTGTACAAGTCTATTATGAGGATTCATAACTCTAGGAACAAGTGGAATCAAGAAAGCAAAAAGTCTTCTTGC
The Glycine max cultivar Williams 82 chromosome 16, Glycine_max_v4.0, whole genome shotgun sequence genome window above contains:
- the LOC100782506 gene encoding probable cyclic nucleotide-gated ion channel 20, chloroplastic isoform X1; this translates as MANFEKDEVPIFSEVHPKPSNEPVDTKFPRGVPRTRSVSISIPSTLTEPYERGNNLVGYTGPLRSQRKTPFDHMSGPLYVTNKHGNLFRHNRVASEYQTAESKAENFPSCCGMGENDLQNNYAGKNEHLVRSGPLGMCNDPYCTTCPTYFKATQQMNSKASGIFNPEFRNTLYGDARDWARRLFAFLIPLVPRVMNPHNRLVQQWNKFFAICCLVAIFVDPLFFFLLSVQKEHKCIVIHWTMAKMLVVLRSMNDFIHFLNIVLQFRLAYVAPESRVVGAGELVDHPKKIALHYLRTSFIIDLFVVLPLPQIFILFVLPKHLGSSGANYSKNILRIVILVQNIPRLCWFLPMLISPTGSIFESPWASFFINLFTFMLSGHVVGSWWYLFGLQRVNLCLRVVCKKQFKAYIDECAKFIDCGHGQAEANQNNAIMLNWRNSSVASVCFTEDGFPYGIYNKAVNLTADHNVITRYVYSSFWGFQQISTLASNLTPSYFVWEVIFTMIIIGSGLLLFALLIGNIQNFLQALERRRLEMTLRRRDVEQWMSHRHLAEDLRRKVRQAERYNWAATRGVNEEMLLENLPEDLQRDIRRHLFTFIKKVRIFALLDEPILDAICERLRQKTYIKGSKILYDGGLVEKMVFIVRGKLESVGEDGISAPLYEGSVCGEELLTWCLEHPLASKGCGKARIPKQKLVSNRTVCCLTNVEAFALRAADLEEVTSIFARFFRSPRVQGAIRYGSPYWRCFAATTIQVAWRYRMKCLSRADTTRSNETSNIYNSL
- the LOC100782506 gene encoding probable cyclic nucleotide-gated ion channel 20, chloroplastic isoform X2, translating into MGENDLQNNYAGKNEHLVRSGPLGMCNDPYCTTCPTYFKATQQMNSKASGIFNPEFRNTLYGDARDWARRLFAFLIPLVPRVMNPHNRLVQQWNKFFAICCLVAIFVDPLFFFLLSVQKEHKCIVIHWTMAKMLVVLRSMNDFIHFLNIVLQFRLAYVAPESRVVGAGELVDHPKKIALHYLRTSFIIDLFVVLPLPQIFILFVLPKHLGSSGANYSKNILRIVILVQNIPRLCWFLPMLISPTGSIFESPWASFFINLFTFMLSGHVVGSWWYLFGLQRVNLCLRVVCKKQFKAYIDECAKFIDCGHGQAEANQNNAIMLNWRNSSVASVCFTEDGFPYGIYNKAVNLTADHNVITRYVYSSFWGFQQISTLASNLTPSYFVWEVIFTMIIIGSGLLLFALLIGNIQNFLQALERRRLEMTLRRRDVEQWMSHRHLAEDLRRKVRQAERYNWAATRGVNEEMLLENLPEDLQRDIRRHLFTFIKKVRIFALLDEPILDAICERLRQKTYIKGSKILYDGGLVEKMVFIVRGKLESVGEDGISAPLYEGSVCGEELLTWCLEHPLASKGCGKARIPKQKLVSNRTVCCLTNVEAFALRAADLEEVTSIFARFFRSPRVQGAIRYGSPYWRCFAATTIQVAWRYRMKCLSRADTTRSNETSNIYNSL